The Balaenoptera acutorostrata chromosome 15, mBalAcu1.1, whole genome shotgun sequence genome contains a region encoding:
- the C1QTNF8 gene encoding LOW QUALITY PROTEIN: complement C1q tumor necrosis factor-related protein 8 (The sequence of the model RefSeq protein was modified relative to this genomic sequence to represent the inferred CDS: substituted 1 base at 1 genomic stop codon), whose amino-acid sequence MAASALLLLLVLPAGAWPGLGLRCWLCMHCSCPPWPPATPSPHVRMSDRDECVGLPHVGPTIDISILKGEKGKAGVRGRSSSSRKEGLPGSWGLRGHKGQKGQVGPPGTLCQGAYVAFSVGRXEGLHSTDVLQAVPFDTELVNLDGAFDLASGRFLCAVPGVYFLSLNVHTWNYKETYLHIMCNRRAAAVLYAQPSERSMMQTQSLLLPLAAGDAVWVRMLQRDGDNAIYSERGDLYITFSGHLVKPDAEL is encoded by the exons ATGGCAGCCTctgccctcctgctcctcctggtgCTGCCCGcaggggcctggcctggcctggggctGCGCTGCTGGCTGTGTATGCACTGCAGCTGCCCACCCTGGCCCCCGGCCACCCCCAGCCCGCATGTCCGCATGAGCGACAGGGATGAGTGTGTGGGGCTGCCCCACGTGGGGCCCACCATCGACATCTCGATCCTCAAAG GTGAGAAGGGTAAAGCGGGGGTCAGAGGTCGCTCCAGCAGTAGCAGGAAGGAGGGCCTGCCCGGCTCCTGGGGCCTCCGTGGCCACAAGGGCCAGAAGGGGCAGGTGGGGCCGCCGGGCACCCTGTGCCAGGGTGCCTATGTGGCCTTCTCGGTGGGCCGGTGAGAGGGGCTGCACAGCACCGATGTCCTCCAGGCTGTGCCCTTCGACACGGAGCTGGTGAACCTGGATGGTGCCTTCGACCTGGCCTCCGGCCGCTTCCTCTGTGCCGTGCCCGGCGTCTACTTCCTGAGCCTCAACGTGCACACCTGGAATTACAAGGAGACATACCTGCACATCATGTGCAACCGGCGGGCTGCAGCCGTGCTGTATGCGCAGCCCAGCGAGCGCAGCATGATGCAGACACAGAGCCTGCTGCTGCCGCTGGCCGCGGGTGACGCTGTCTGGGTGCGCATGTTACAGAGGGACGGCGACAACGCCATCTACAGTGAGCGTGGTGACCTCTACATCACCTTCAGCGGCCACCTGGTCAAGCCGGACGCTGAGCTCTAG
- the TEKT4 gene encoding tektin-4, protein MAQTDILLTKEPAPQTVPACQLPRKLYDVARNTGAHTSSGLATAGFRTAKYLVDEWFQNCYARYHQAFADLDQSEQQHHESQQLAAETEALAQRTQQDSTKKVGERLQDMHCWKSELQRQVEELVAETDLLLAQKQRLERTLDATAVPFSIATDNLQCRERRQHPDLVRDCVEMELLKEVDLIRNIQELLKRTMMQAVNQIRMNHEHKETCEMDWSDKVEACNIDEACCHYHNQSTDLQFYPHSAKFEESASTPETWAKFTQENLYRAERERLASVNLRKLIDCILQDTSEDLRLQCDAVNLAFGRRCEELEDARHKLEHHLRKTLREIMDQEHNVAALKQAIRDKEAPLKVAQTRLYQRSHRPNVELCRDAVQFRLVSEVEELNLSLATLREKLLEAEQSLRNLEDTRMSLEKDIAVKTNSLFIDRQKCMAHRTHYPTVLQLAGYQ, encoded by the exons ATGGCGCAGACAGATATACTTCTGACCAAGGAGCCCGCCCCGCAAACGGTGCCAGCATGCCAGCTGCCCCGCAAGCTGTACGATGTGGCCCGAAACACAGGCGCCCACACGTCCTCGGGCCTGGCCACCGCTGGTTTCCGCACGGCCAAGTACCTGGTGGATGAGTGGTTCCAGAACTGCTATGCCCGCTACCACCAGGCCTTCGCCGACCTCGACCAGTCGGAGCAGCAGCACCACGAGAGCCAGCAGCTGGCGGCCGAGACTGAGGCGCTGGCGCAGCGCACGCAGCAGGACTCCACGAAGAAGGTGGGCGAGCGCCTGCAGGACATGCACTGCTGGAAGTCGGAGCTGCAGCGCCAGGTGGAAGAGCTGGTCGCAGAGACTGACCTGCTGCTGGCccagaagcagaggctggagCGCACCCTGGATGCCACGGCCGTGCCCTTCTCCATAGCCACCGACAACCTGCAGTGCCGGGAGCGCCGCCAGCACCCCGACCTTGTGCGTGACTGCGTGGAGATGGAGCTGCTGAAG GAGGTAGACCTCATCCGGAACATTCAAGAGCTCCTGAAAAGGACCATGATGCAGGCTGTGAACCAGATTCG GATGAATCATGAGCACAAGGAAACATGCGAGATGGACTGGTCCGACAAAGTGGAGGCCTGCAACATCGACGAGGCCTGCTGCCACTACCACAACCAGAGCACCGACTTGCAGTTCTACCCTCACTCCGCCAAGTTCGAGGAGAG TGCCTCCACACCAGAGACCTGGGCCAAGTTCACCCAGGAAAACCTGTACCGCGCCGAGCGCGAACGCCTGGCCTCAGTCAACCTGCGGAAGCTCATCGACTGCATCCTGCAGGACACATCCGAGGACCTGCGGCTGCAGTGCGACGCCGTGAACCTGGCCTTCGGGCGACGCTGTGAGGAGCTGGAGGACGCGCGCCACAAGCTGGAGCACCACCTGCGCAAG ACACTGCGGGAGATCATGGACCAGGAGCACAATGTCGCAGCGTTGAAGCAGGCCATCAGGGACAAGGAGGCGCCTCTGAAAGTGGCCCAGACCCGCCTGTACCAGCGTTCCCACCGGCCCAACGTGGAGCTGTGCCGAGACGCTGTCCAGTTCAG GCTGGTGAGCGAGGTAGAGGAGCTGAACCTGTCCCTGGCGACTCTGAGGGAGAAGCTTCTGGAAGCAGAGCAGTCCCTGCGCAATCTGGAGGACACACGCATGAGCCTGGAGAAGGACATCGCTGTCAAGACGAACAGCCTCTTCATCGACCGCCAGAAGTGCATGGCCCACCGCACCCACTACCCCACTGTCCTCCAGCTGGCCGGTTACCAGTGA
- the SSTR5 gene encoding somatostatin receptor type 5: MEPLFPASPLTSWNASSAATGSGDENGTLAGLVPSPGARAVVVPVLYLLVCTVGLGGNALVIYVVLRHAKMKTVTNIYILNLAVADVLLMLGLPFVATQNAISYWPFGPVLCRLVMTLDGINQFTSIFCLTVMSVDRYLAVVHPIRSARWRRPRVAKLASAAVWAFSLVMSLPLVVFADIQEGWNTCNLSWPEPVGLWGAIFIIYTSVLGFFGPLLVICLCYLLIVVKLKASGMRVGSTRRRSERKVTRMVVVVVLVFVGCWLPFFIVNIVNLAFVLPEEPASAGAYFFVVVLSYANSCANPLLYGFLSDNFRQSFRKVLCLRKSYGTEDADATEPRPGQSSRLQEAMLPTRSCKANGLMQTSKL, translated from the coding sequence ATGGAGCCTCTGTTCCCAGCCTCCCCACTGACCAGCTGGAATGCCTCCTCGGCAGCCACAGGCAGCGGCGACGAGAATGGGACGCTGGCGGGGCTGGTGCCCTCACCGGGCGCCCGGGCGGTGGTGGTGCCCGTGCTCTACCTGCTGGTGTGCACAGTGGGGCTGGGCGGCAATGCGCTGGTCATCTACGTGGTGCTGCGCCACGCCAAGATGAAGACAGTCACCAACATCTACATCCTCAACCTGGCCGTGGCCGACGTGCTCCTCATGCTGGGGCTGCCCTTCGTGGCCACGCAGAACGCCATCTCCTACTGGCCCTTTGGCCCCGTGCTCTGCCGCCTGGTCATGACGCTGGACGGCATCAACCAGTTCACCAGCATCTTCTGCCTGACTGTCATGAGCGTGGACCGCTACCTGGCCGTAGTCCACCCCATCCGCTCCGCCCGCTGGCGCCGCCCTCGGGTGGCCAAGCTGGCCAGCGCCGCGGTCTGGGCCTTCTCTCTGGTCATGTCACTGCCGCTGGTGGTGTTTGCGGACATCCAGGAGGGGTGGAACACCTGCAACCTCAGCTGGCCGGAGCCTGTGGGCCTGTGGGGCGCCATCTTCATCATCTACACATCCGTGCTAGGCTTCTTTGGGCCGCTGCTGGTCATCTGCCTGTGCTACCTGCTCATCGTGGTGAAGCTGAAGGCGTCGGGCATGCGCGTGGGCTCCACGCGGCGGCGCTCAGAGCGCAAGGTGACCcgcatggtggtggtggtggtgctggtgttCGTGGGCTGCTGGCTGCCCTTCTTCATCGTCAACATCGTCAACCTGGCCTTTGTGCTGCCCGAGGAGCCCGCCTCCGCCGGCGCCTACTTCTTCGTGGTCGTGCTGTCCTATGCCAACAGCTGCGCCAACCCCTTGCTCTACGGCTTCCTCTCCGACAACTTCCGCCAGAGCTTCCGGAAGGTTCTGTGCCTCCGCAAGAGCTACGGCACTGAGGACGCGGATGCCACGGAGCCGCGGCCGGGCCAGAGCAGCCGGCTGCAGGAGGCCATGCTGCCCACACGCAGCTGCAAGGCCAACGGGCTCATGCAGACCAGCAAGCTGTGA